A region of Candidatus Poseidoniia archaeon DNA encodes the following proteins:
- a CDS encoding M14 family zinc carboxypeptidase, translating to MIVLATTGCTGPGGLFGDDEERDEPFVYDLTIDDLWADIPGNMTPASDIVNMTYGLEKSPRVTNFTEIGYSINGQPLLLLEFGDYDPSVPTVYFVAAQHGNEPASVDSAYLMVRHFARGIPEEIDPILDEINLAILVMVNPDGRDNGTRGNANGTDLNRDHMKLMEPEGKAMHRAFDSVHPSVTVDMHEFGGAGTVIFQVAAPQNPATHHDVIFASYNLETTVIDSISEEWGIGSVTNYPPTTSSQDSSIHRNHFAVHGSTSLLFESAVSEEYSERVRLQAWAALAVIGEVAENPDYYLEARESSDEEGQEGNNFVYAYLFECSDPAAVETIRILKDHGFYLGVKSDNEGVSSIHYETFVPRSNFPNGTIVVPMNQIGWRSLSELMEYTSEKDQHYTNSPKDRGMDAWRALNSVEFNVQTVSCLNPEKLL from the coding sequence GATTGTGCTGGCTACAACCGGATGTACCGGTCCCGGGGGATTGTTTGGCGATGATGAGGAAAGAGACGAACCTTTTGTTTATGACCTGACCATTGATGACCTCTGGGCCGATATTCCTGGAAATATGACCCCGGCTTCTGATATTGTCAATATGACTTATGGACTTGAGAAAAGTCCAAGAGTAACGAACTTCACTGAGATTGGATACAGTATCAACGGCCAGCCATTGTTATTGCTTGAATTTGGGGATTATGATCCCTCAGTTCCAACTGTCTATTTCGTTGCCGCCCAGCATGGAAACGAGCCAGCATCAGTTGATTCAGCCTATCTTATGGTTCGCCATTTTGCAAGAGGAATACCTGAAGAGATAGACCCAATTCTGGATGAGATTAATCTGGCAATCCTGGTAATGGTCAACCCCGACGGACGTGATAATGGAACACGAGGAAATGCGAACGGTACTGACCTGAACCGTGATCACATGAAATTGATGGAACCAGAGGGAAAGGCAATGCATCGTGCATTTGACAGTGTGCATCCCTCGGTCACAGTGGATATGCATGAATTCGGAGGAGCTGGAACGGTCATTTTCCAGGTAGCTGCTCCCCAGAATCCAGCAACCCATCACGATGTTATTTTCGCTTCCTACAACTTGGAAACGACTGTCATAGACTCGATCAGTGAGGAATGGGGAATTGGTAGCGTTACGAATTATCCGCCCACAACCAGTTCACAGGATTCCAGTATCCATCGTAATCACTTTGCGGTACACGGTTCTACAAGTTTACTTTTTGAATCTGCAGTCTCCGAGGAATACTCGGAAAGAGTCAGGCTCCAGGCCTGGGCTGCACTGGCTGTGATCGGTGAAGTGGCTGAAAACCCAGATTACTATCTGGAGGCGCGTGAATCTTCAGATGAGGAAGGTCAAGAAGGAAATAATTTTGTTTATGCCTATCTCTTTGAATGCAGCGATCCTGCAGCTGTGGAGACAATCCGGATCCTGAAGGATCATGGATTCTATCTGGGTGTAAAGTCAGATAACGAAGGGGTTTCCTCAATCCATTATGAGACCTTCGTGCCAAGGAGCAATTTTCCAAATGGCACTATCGTAGTTCCCATGAACCAGATTGGATGGAGGTCCCTTAGTGAACTGATGGAATATACTTCAGAAAAAGACCAGCATTATACCAATTCACCCAAAGATAGAGGAATGGACGCTTGGCGTGCCCTCAACTCCGTGGAATTCAATGTCCAGACAGTGTCCTGTCTGAACCCCGAGAAACTCCTTTAA
- a CDS encoding 4Fe-4S dicluster domain-containing protein, with protein sequence MSTLRTPLDRKQVRLPLGQVHIISERCKECEFCWEYCPKGVLEPSTRRNAKGYHYPQIVEGKLCVDCGMCNVICPEFAIYTVETSDELAEATQESA encoded by the coding sequence TTGTCAACCCTGCGTACCCCTCTCGACCGGAAGCAGGTCCGGCTACCTCTGGGACAAGTGCATATCATCTCCGAGCGCTGCAAGGAGTGTGAATTCTGCTGGGAATACTGCCCCAAGGGTGTGCTCGAACCCTCGACTCGCCGCAACGCCAAGGGTTACCACTATCCCCAAATCGTAGAGGGTAAACTCTGCGTCGATTGTGGTATGTGCAATGTAATCTGTCCCGAATTTGCCATCTACACTGTTGAGACTAGCGATGAATTGGCCGAAGCTACTCAGGAATCAGCCTAA
- a CDS encoding 2-oxoacid:acceptor oxidoreductase subunit alpha: MVIGAETGAVLTGTHFLKGDYAAAEGAIASGCRFFAGYPITPATEVASRMAARLDQLGGNYIQMEDELASMAALLGASNAGVKSMTATSGPGLSLMLENIGLGFMTETPCVIINVQRGGPSTGLPTLVGQQDMLQARWGSHGDYETVAYVPASVQEMFDLTVKAFNTSEALRLPVFVLADQAVGHMTGRLVIPPADDVEVVNRATPTGKSNRDFKPFDASQGDIPPMAHAGEGYGIHVTGLTHDERGYPAITSTAQARLQQRLLGKVRNRVDELVMVEEIQTDDAKLIVIAYGSLSRSVLQAINIVREEGLKVGMLRLIAAWPFPSAIVRAAAERAQSLLVAEINMGQMIHPVREVTSCPVHSYHHAGGELSTPQELVARIREVY; encoded by the coding sequence ATGGTCATCGGCGCCGAAACGGGAGCAGTGCTCACTGGCACCCACTTCCTGAAGGGTGACTACGCTGCCGCCGAGGGTGCTATTGCCTCCGGTTGCCGCTTCTTTGCCGGCTATCCCATCACTCCCGCCACCGAGGTCGCTTCGCGCATGGCTGCGCGACTCGACCAGCTGGGGGGCAACTACATCCAGATGGAAGATGAACTGGCATCGATGGCCGCCCTGCTCGGTGCTTCCAACGCCGGTGTTAAGTCCATGACTGCCACCAGTGGCCCAGGACTCTCACTAATGCTTGAGAACATTGGCCTTGGCTTCATGACCGAAACACCCTGCGTAATCATCAACGTACAGCGTGGGGGGCCGTCGACGGGACTGCCCACGCTGGTGGGTCAGCAGGATATGCTTCAGGCACGCTGGGGCAGCCACGGCGACTATGAGACCGTGGCCTATGTCCCTGCCAGTGTACAGGAAATGTTCGACCTGACGGTGAAAGCCTTCAACACATCCGAGGCACTGCGGCTGCCAGTCTTTGTGCTCGCCGACCAGGCCGTAGGTCACATGACAGGGCGCTTGGTCATACCGCCCGCCGATGATGTAGAAGTGGTGAATCGCGCCACACCTACTGGCAAATCCAACCGTGACTTCAAACCTTTCGACGCCAGCCAAGGCGACATACCACCTATGGCCCACGCCGGCGAGGGGTACGGGATCCACGTCACCGGACTCACTCATGATGAGCGTGGTTACCCCGCAATCACCTCCACAGCGCAAGCACGCTTGCAGCAGCGACTGCTGGGCAAGGTGCGTAACCGTGTCGACGAACTGGTAATGGTCGAGGAGATACAGACAGACGATGCAAAGCTCATCGTAATTGCCTATGGCTCGCTTTCACGCTCGGTGCTCCAAGCTATCAACATTGTGCGCGAAGAAGGACTTAAGGTTGGGATGTTGAGACTCATCGCCGCCTGGCCTTTCCCCAGTGCCATCGTCCGCGCCGCTGCCGAGCGGGCACAATCGCTGCTGGTGGCCGAGATCAATATGGGGCAGATGATACATCCAGTACGTGAGGTTACTAGCTGTCCGGTCCATTCCTATCACCACGCCGGAGGTGAGCTATCGACGCCACAGGAACTGGTTGCGCGTATCCGGGAGGTGTACTAG
- a CDS encoding thiamine pyrophosphate-dependent enzyme, with protein MDTSPNQLAHALETHHHPVDEVLRKERIPHIWCPGCGLGPVTSAFTRALEQADTPPSKQVVVSGIGCSGRTAGYVNIDSYHTTHGRAVAFATGLKLAKPELGVTVFSGDGDLFSIGGNHIIHAARRNLDLTILCNNNFIYGMTGGQMAATTPHEARSTTSPLGNFEYPFNLPQIMSALGATMVSRWTSLHVRQLTDAMVSALNHDGLAFVEIVSPCPSGYGKRNEFVDGLSHMRHFREYAHVDHDADLSTIDLDFASDKPVVLGNFVKLDKPSYLVVKNRMLEEQGIDRQTSSRLRESA; from the coding sequence GTGGACACCAGTCCCAACCAGCTTGCCCACGCACTCGAGACCCACCACCATCCTGTCGATGAGGTGTTGCGCAAGGAGCGTATACCCCACATCTGGTGTCCTGGCTGCGGCCTGGGTCCCGTCACCAGCGCTTTCACACGCGCCCTCGAACAGGCAGACACCCCTCCGTCAAAACAAGTAGTAGTCTCAGGCATCGGTTGCAGCGGACGCACCGCCGGCTACGTCAACATCGACTCCTACCATACCACCCACGGCCGTGCAGTGGCTTTTGCCACCGGCCTCAAGCTCGCCAAGCCGGAGCTTGGCGTCACGGTTTTTTCAGGTGACGGCGACCTCTTCAGTATAGGTGGCAACCATATCATCCATGCCGCACGACGCAACCTGGACCTCACTATCCTCTGCAACAACAACTTCATCTATGGCATGACTGGAGGCCAGATGGCAGCAACAACTCCCCACGAGGCACGCTCGACCACCTCACCTCTGGGGAACTTCGAATATCCCTTCAACCTACCCCAGATCATGTCTGCTCTGGGTGCCACCATGGTCAGCCGCTGGACCTCACTTCATGTCCGGCAGCTTACCGACGCTATGGTCAGTGCCCTCAACCACGACGGCCTCGCATTCGTCGAGATCGTTTCACCCTGCCCCTCGGGCTACGGCAAGCGCAACGAATTTGTCGACGGCCTGAGCCATATGCGCCACTTCCGCGAGTATGCGCATGTCGACCATGATGCCGATTTATCAACCATCGACCTCGACTTCGCCTCCGACAAGCCAGTGGTACTGGGCAATTTCGTCAAGCTCGATAAGCCGTCGTACCTTGTCGTAAAAAACCGCATGCTCGAGGAACAGGGCATTGACAGACAGACTTCCTCGCGATTGCGAGAATCTGCATGA
- a CDS encoding 2-oxoacid:acceptor oxidoreductase family protein, with protein MTRHELRWSGYGGQGIVTMGLVFGRAAVMEAQWDAVMTEAYGPEITGGWSRADLVMSSDTVEYPLVTRPEALVVMSQDGLARFTDEVRDDGLILGEIDLVKCDDPRYHPVRALSLAEELGKRVVANSIMIGALAAALPILPLEYVRTELLAGVPPKTVELNEKAFEEGVAQGEAIRAKLEA; from the coding sequence ATGACTCGGCACGAACTACGATGGAGTGGCTACGGTGGCCAGGGAATTGTCACAATGGGTCTCGTTTTTGGCCGTGCCGCCGTAATGGAGGCGCAGTGGGACGCGGTGATGACCGAAGCCTATGGTCCTGAAATTACTGGTGGGTGGTCACGCGCCGATCTTGTCATGAGCTCTGATACAGTCGAGTACCCATTAGTGACGCGCCCCGAGGCGCTGGTAGTGATGTCACAGGACGGCCTCGCGCGCTTTACCGATGAAGTGCGTGATGACGGGCTGATCCTGGGTGAGATTGATCTGGTAAAGTGTGATGATCCACGCTACCACCCGGTACGCGCGTTATCACTCGCAGAAGAACTTGGTAAACGCGTGGTGGCCAATTCGATTATGATTGGTGCGCTGGCAGCAGCGCTGCCCATCCTGCCCCTTGAATATGTGCGTACCGAACTTTTGGCAGGGGTACCTCCAAAGACCGTCGAGCTGAATGAAAAAGCCTTTGAAGAAGGTGTTGCGCAGGGAGAGGCCATCCGGGCCAAGCTGGAGGCCTGA
- a CDS encoding hydrogenase iron-sulfur subunit produces the protein MPVARSTVMVIGGGIAGIQAALDCAEAGAKVVMVEKFASIGGKMAALDKNFPTLDCSVCIEAPRMSEVAEHPHIEILAQAELVKLKGEAGHFTATVRQHASYVTDACTRCDDCSDACPEAQPNLFDEGLATRKAIYTPFPQAVPTPYVVDMESCLNAPPNYLPCDRCMRACEADAIDFSMPAGRVVQRQIASVIVATGFAMQDPRAVDEYSYGSHPDILTAMEFERLVSAAGPTEGEILRLSDMQHPKSLAFIYCVGSRSTRHAAYCSRVCCMYSTKQAIQALDHGVANVTAYYMDIRAFGKEFDEFHQRAIEMGAHYIRGRPARVYHDGKKLKVRYEDTETGRVTEANHDLVVLANALVPPAGLEELATVLGLELGDDGFLATPEQWGDHVLSLRDGIYFAGCATGPRDIPDSVAEGSAAAAAALAHLGKRIWPVEEEVEPIPADGELRTGVFVCDCGSNIAGVVDVPTVVDYASGLPNVVHAEEVMFACAGNTQGDITNRVKELGLNRLVVAACSPKTHNNTFEKVCSRAGLNPYLLEMANVRNHNSWVHKKEPEAATAKAQDQVLMAVHKAKELRPLEPSNHNVTQTAVVIGGGIAGMTAATALAKQGHEVHLIERESALGGRLQQLDRIAPADLPASELLARQQRALSDAGVEIHLSTTVSGVDGFIGNFDVTLSDGVTLPAGAIILAMGARVHQPASFGYGDDPKVITTLELEDGLEQRKEERITFIACVGSRNEERGCSRFCCTAMVHQALRLRRLGKQVRILYRDLRTFTRQGEELYAEACSAGVQFFQWPQSTITEEAVRWERNEAIFYDELVGHEVALPTDLLVLAVGLVPDTYSEAQMVKVATSQDGFLLELHPKLGPVETQVQGVYLCGTAQYPNDVRGTVAQGLGAAARAGTLLARDAIQAEPYTARIVTDRCTGCTLCERVCPYTAIEMVPWEENRAGKVAHVIEAACTGCGACAGGCPVGTIDMPGFTDEQIMAQVDAATATHPEEKVVTFACNWCSYGGADTAGIAKLQYPPSSRLIRTMCSGRVAEKFVMRAFERGTAAVLITGCHLSDCHYINANHQTDKRIKIWRRKLERRGIDPQRLQLKWISASEGPQFAAKMREIDDFIHTLDASELDSTQEKMGGGKTAA, from the coding sequence ATGCCTGTAGCGCGTTCCACCGTGATGGTGATTGGCGGCGGTATCGCCGGCATCCAGGCTGCTCTTGACTGTGCCGAAGCCGGGGCCAAAGTGGTGATGGTCGAGAAGTTCGCCTCTATCGGCGGCAAGATGGCTGCTCTTGACAAGAACTTCCCGACACTTGACTGTTCAGTCTGTATCGAAGCCCCTCGCATGTCTGAGGTGGCTGAACATCCACATATCGAAATCTTGGCACAGGCCGAACTAGTAAAACTCAAGGGCGAGGCGGGGCACTTTACCGCTACCGTCCGCCAGCATGCCAGTTATGTCACAGACGCCTGCACACGCTGTGACGACTGCTCAGATGCCTGCCCTGAAGCCCAGCCCAACCTCTTCGACGAAGGACTTGCTACGCGCAAGGCGATTTACACTCCATTCCCCCAGGCGGTACCAACACCCTACGTCGTCGATATGGAAAGCTGTCTCAACGCTCCACCCAACTACCTACCGTGTGACCGCTGCATGCGCGCCTGCGAGGCAGACGCCATTGACTTCAGCATGCCCGCAGGGCGCGTGGTACAGCGCCAGATAGCATCAGTGATCGTGGCAACTGGCTTCGCCATGCAGGACCCCCGGGCGGTGGACGAGTACAGCTATGGCAGTCATCCCGACATCCTGACTGCGATGGAGTTCGAGCGACTCGTAAGCGCTGCCGGACCCACCGAAGGCGAAATTCTGCGGCTGTCAGACATGCAGCACCCCAAATCACTTGCCTTCATCTACTGTGTGGGCTCGCGCTCGACCAGGCATGCTGCCTACTGTTCGCGAGTCTGCTGCATGTACTCCACAAAGCAGGCTATTCAGGCCCTCGATCATGGCGTAGCCAATGTCACAGCCTACTACATGGACATTCGCGCCTTTGGCAAGGAATTCGATGAATTTCACCAGCGCGCCATCGAGATGGGGGCGCACTATATCCGCGGCCGGCCAGCACGCGTTTATCACGACGGAAAGAAGCTGAAAGTACGTTACGAAGATACCGAAACTGGCCGTGTCACCGAAGCAAACCATGATCTGGTGGTGCTCGCCAACGCACTGGTTCCGCCAGCAGGGCTCGAAGAGCTTGCCACAGTACTCGGGCTGGAGCTGGGTGACGATGGTTTCCTGGCGACTCCCGAACAATGGGGCGATCATGTGCTGAGCCTGCGCGACGGGATCTACTTTGCTGGCTGCGCCACAGGTCCACGTGACATCCCTGATTCGGTAGCCGAAGGGTCAGCGGCAGCGGCAGCGGCGCTGGCACATCTTGGTAAACGGATCTGGCCAGTGGAAGAAGAAGTAGAGCCCATCCCGGCCGATGGCGAGCTGCGCACAGGCGTCTTTGTCTGCGACTGCGGTTCCAATATCGCTGGTGTGGTTGACGTGCCGACGGTGGTCGACTACGCCTCCGGACTTCCAAACGTGGTCCACGCCGAGGAGGTCATGTTCGCCTGTGCCGGAAATACTCAGGGTGACATCACCAACCGTGTCAAGGAACTTGGACTCAATAGACTCGTTGTAGCGGCCTGTTCGCCTAAAACTCACAATAATACTTTCGAAAAGGTCTGCTCCAGGGCAGGTCTCAACCCCTACCTGCTCGAGATGGCAAATGTTCGCAATCACAATTCCTGGGTTCATAAGAAGGAGCCGGAGGCCGCCACTGCCAAGGCCCAGGACCAGGTGCTCATGGCAGTACACAAGGCCAAGGAGCTCAGGCCCCTCGAGCCGTCCAATCACAACGTCACCCAGACTGCTGTGGTCATCGGTGGCGGTATTGCCGGCATGACTGCTGCCACAGCCCTGGCGAAACAGGGGCACGAAGTGCATCTTATCGAGCGTGAGAGTGCCTTGGGTGGGAGACTGCAGCAACTTGATCGAATTGCTCCCGCAGACCTGCCAGCGTCGGAGCTGCTGGCGCGCCAGCAGCGCGCGCTGTCCGATGCCGGTGTAGAGATCCATCTCTCCACCACTGTGTCCGGAGTCGATGGTTTCATCGGCAATTTCGATGTTACCCTCAGCGACGGTGTCACGCTTCCAGCCGGCGCCATCATACTCGCTATGGGCGCCCGCGTCCATCAACCTGCCAGCTTCGGTTACGGCGATGACCCCAAGGTCATCACGACCCTCGAACTAGAGGACGGGCTCGAACAGCGGAAGGAGGAGCGGATCACCTTCATCGCTTGCGTTGGGTCACGTAATGAAGAGCGTGGGTGCTCACGCTTCTGCTGCACCGCCATGGTACATCAGGCACTGCGGCTGAGGCGACTTGGCAAGCAAGTGCGCATACTCTACCGCGACCTACGTACTTTCACTCGCCAAGGAGAGGAGCTCTACGCCGAAGCCTGTAGCGCCGGTGTCCAGTTCTTCCAGTGGCCCCAGTCCACCATCACCGAGGAGGCGGTGCGCTGGGAGCGGAATGAAGCAATCTTCTACGATGAACTTGTGGGTCACGAGGTGGCACTGCCCACCGACCTGCTGGTGCTCGCTGTAGGCTTGGTACCTGACACCTACTCCGAGGCACAGATGGTAAAGGTGGCCACATCACAGGACGGTTTCCTGCTCGAATTGCATCCCAAACTGGGACCGGTCGAAACCCAGGTACAGGGCGTCTATCTCTGTGGCACAGCCCAGTACCCCAACGACGTGCGTGGTACCGTAGCTCAAGGGCTGGGTGCCGCCGCCCGTGCAGGAACGCTGCTCGCTCGCGATGCCATCCAGGCCGAGCCCTACACCGCACGTATCGTTACAGATCGCTGTACAGGCTGTACGCTCTGTGAACGCGTCTGTCCTTACACTGCCATCGAGATGGTACCATGGGAGGAGAACCGCGCCGGCAAGGTGGCACACGTCATCGAGGCTGCCTGCACCGGTTGCGGTGCCTGCGCTGGCGGCTGCCCTGTCGGTACTATCGACATGCCTGGTTTCACCGATGAACAGATTATGGCACAGGTCGATGCCGCCACCGCCACGCATCCCGAAGAGAAGGTGGTTACCTTTGCATGCAACTGGTGCTCCTATGGCGGTGCTGACACAGCAGGTATCGCCAAGCTTCAGTACCCCCCCTCATCGCGGCTTATCCGTACCATGTGCTCGGGGCGCGTCGCTGAAAAATTTGTCATGCGTGCCTTTGAACGTGGCACTGCGGCAGTACTGATCACCGGATGCCACCTCAGCGATTGCCACTACATCAATGCCAATCACCAGACGGACAAGCGAATAAAAATATGGAGACGCAAACTCGAACGCAGGGGTATCGACCCCCAGCGGCTCCAGCTCAAGTGGATCAGTGCCTCCGAGGGACCGCAATTTGCCGCCAAGATGCGTGAGATAGATGACTTCATCCATACCCTGGATGCCTCCGAACTCGACTCAACACAGGAGAAAATGGGTGGAGGGAAGACGGCCGCATGA
- a CDS encoding (Fe-S)-binding protein, whose product MSEGTPLRLDDQLWEQLNAVTDGAANACYQCGTCTATCPWPELSQVNLSVRYHLRRAHLGLTTGGEGLWRCTACKECEAGCPREVPIVDVLRGLRGLDLHNRQAPSVLVDSLWSIYENYNPYGQPRLERHAWAKGLDVPILDAGETIPVLYYVGCAASYDRRLQALPRAVARLLNASGIEWATLGPRERHDGDLIASTGDDAFFDWYAQRNISLLEATGAKVIVATSPHTVEALKRYPWKKRPEIMHYTKFLKIQVDDKKLEFKTGGGPLVTYHDPCYLGRWNQDYDAPRELLAAAGLQLREMEHTRGDALCCGGGGGRIFQDSLPGERFSEPRMAEAATTGAEVMVTTCPFCIQNFEDSGRTHAPDMQVRDLAEILAEALPLGEA is encoded by the coding sequence ATGAGTGAGGGTACACCTCTCCGACTCGATGACCAGCTCTGGGAGCAACTCAACGCTGTCACCGATGGTGCAGCCAACGCCTGCTACCAGTGCGGGACCTGTACTGCCACCTGCCCCTGGCCTGAGCTTAGCCAGGTCAATCTTTCAGTGCGCTACCACCTGCGCCGCGCCCATCTCGGACTCACTACGGGAGGTGAAGGGCTCTGGCGCTGCACAGCATGCAAGGAATGTGAGGCAGGCTGTCCCCGTGAGGTCCCAATCGTCGACGTCCTGCGTGGATTGCGGGGCCTCGACCTGCATAATCGCCAAGCCCCGTCCGTGCTGGTTGACTCACTCTGGTCCATCTATGAGAACTACAATCCATATGGCCAGCCACGACTGGAACGCCATGCCTGGGCAAAAGGGCTGGACGTGCCCATCCTGGACGCAGGTGAGACCATCCCCGTACTCTACTATGTCGGGTGTGCTGCCTCCTACGACAGGCGACTGCAGGCGCTACCTCGCGCTGTCGCACGCCTGCTCAATGCCAGCGGTATCGAGTGGGCCACCCTCGGTCCTCGCGAGCGCCATGACGGCGACCTCATCGCCAGTACCGGGGATGACGCATTCTTCGACTGGTATGCCCAGCGCAACATCTCACTGCTGGAAGCCACCGGCGCCAAGGTCATTGTAGCCACTTCACCCCACACCGTCGAAGCCCTCAAGCGCTACCCCTGGAAGAAACGACCAGAGATAATGCATTACACTAAATTCCTTAAAATACAGGTCGACGACAAAAAACTCGAGTTCAAAACTGGCGGCGGCCCTCTTGTCACCTATCACGATCCCTGCTATCTGGGGCGCTGGAACCAGGACTACGATGCCCCGCGCGAACTACTCGCTGCAGCAGGGCTCCAGCTGCGAGAGATGGAGCACACCCGTGGTGATGCACTCTGCTGTGGTGGTGGCGGCGGCCGCATATTCCAGGATTCCCTGCCCGGAGAGCGCTTCAGTGAACCGCGCATGGCTGAAGCTGCCACGACCGGGGCAGAAGTGATGGTCACCACCTGTCCATTCTGCATCCAGAACTTCGAGGATAGCGGTCGCACCCACGCACCTGACATGCAGGTGCGGGACCTGGCCGAGATACTCGCAGAAGCGCTTCCGCTAGGAGAAGCCTGA
- a CDS encoding electron transfer flavoprotein subunit alpha/FixB family protein, whose protein sequence is MAHESSCDGDLWVYLERTPQGTLAPVSLELLGRGRELAAELDCGVAGVLLGCDKLEPLTKQAIAGGADTVFVATHELLAEYSTDAWTMVLDNLLGEHRPAILLIGATFNGRDLAGRLAVRTHTGLTADVVRLEIDPKTKLLLSGVPGFGGSIIAMILCPEHRPQMATVRPGIFSARDPEPRRKGDIVPVQVELLPDKIHTTLRQRELQETIDITTADRVVATGVGVAGRFAQWQELAEQLGAAVGATRPLADEGIVDRAQQIGSTGVSIKPELLICAGISGAAHFTAGIADAGTVVAINTDPDAPIFEHADYCLVGDADEILPPLLAALTEDA, encoded by the coding sequence ATGGCCCATGAATCTTCATGTGATGGTGACCTGTGGGTCTATCTCGAACGGACACCCCAGGGCACACTGGCCCCAGTGTCGCTCGAACTGCTGGGTCGAGGTCGCGAGCTGGCGGCCGAGCTCGACTGTGGCGTAGCAGGGGTCCTGCTCGGGTGCGATAAACTGGAACCACTGACCAAACAGGCAATTGCAGGAGGTGCCGACACCGTCTTCGTCGCCACCCACGAACTGCTTGCAGAGTATTCCACTGATGCCTGGACCATGGTCCTTGACAACCTGCTGGGCGAACATCGTCCCGCTATCCTGCTTATTGGTGCCACTTTCAACGGCCGTGACCTGGCCGGGCGACTCGCCGTACGCACTCATACCGGGCTGACGGCAGACGTAGTACGCCTCGAGATCGACCCTAAAACAAAACTGCTGCTCTCTGGTGTTCCGGGCTTTGGCGGCTCGATTATAGCTATGATCCTCTGCCCTGAGCACCGCCCTCAGATGGCCACCGTGCGTCCCGGCATCTTCTCTGCCCGTGACCCTGAACCCCGGCGCAAAGGCGACATTGTTCCGGTGCAGGTGGAGCTCCTTCCGGACAAGATCCATACCACCCTGCGCCAGCGCGAACTGCAAGAGACCATTGACATCACCACCGCCGACCGTGTGGTGGCAACTGGAGTGGGAGTTGCAGGACGCTTTGCACAATGGCAGGAACTGGCGGAACAGCTTGGCGCTGCGGTAGGTGCCACGCGACCGCTGGCTGACGAGGGTATCGTTGACCGTGCGCAGCAGATTGGCTCCACGGGCGTCTCGATAAAGCCTGAACTGCTGATCTGCGCCGGCATCTCAGGCGCGGCCCACTTCACTGCAGGAATTGCTGACGCTGGCACGGTAGTGGCCATCAACACCGACCCTGATGCTCCGATATTCGAACATGCGGACTACTGCTTGGTGGGCGATGCCGACGAAATACTGCCGCCATTGCTCGCAGCGCTGACGGAGGACGCGTGA
- a CDS encoding electron transfer flavoprotein subunit beta/FixA family protein, protein MKQIVVCLKVVPKPGEVKYDQETNTLDRSAAENQVNLSDKHALEAALTLKAVEDADVTVISMGPPMIDSELKLMLAMGADRTILLSDRAFAGADTYPTSRTLAAAIGKLAPVDLVLCGEESSDSSTGQVPPGIAEWLDWPQITYATTLAVEANDLVATREIEGGHEILAAPLPAVASVVQGSQQVRFPDFGRFAELESHDIEIWSAADLKLKTEEVGLPGSCTTVGDLVETAPPERKREFITGSPPEMVSQLVERLAGLFAPRV, encoded by the coding sequence GTGAAGCAGATCGTGGTCTGTTTGAAAGTGGTGCCCAAGCCGGGCGAGGTCAAGTATGACCAGGAGACCAACACGCTTGACCGCTCCGCTGCTGAGAATCAGGTCAATCTCTCAGACAAACACGCCCTCGAGGCGGCTCTGACGCTCAAGGCTGTCGAGGATGCAGATGTGACCGTGATCTCGATGGGGCCTCCAATGATCGACTCCGAGCTCAAGCTGATGCTGGCCATGGGCGCTGACCGCACCATCTTACTCTCCGACCGCGCCTTCGCCGGCGCAGATACCTACCCCACCTCACGCACCCTCGCTGCTGCTATCGGCAAGCTCGCACCGGTGGACCTGGTGCTCTGTGGTGAGGAGTCTTCCGACAGCAGTACCGGACAGGTGCCTCCCGGCATCGCCGAATGGCTCGACTGGCCCCAGATTACCTACGCCACGACCCTGGCTGTGGAGGCGAATGACCTGGTCGCGACACGGGAGATCGAGGGAGGGCATGAGATCCTGGCTGCGCCGCTGCCTGCTGTAGCGTCAGTGGTGCAGGGTTCGCAGCAGGTGCGCTTCCCTGACTTTGGGCGATTCGCTGAACTGGAGAGTCATGATATCGAGATATGGTCGGCAGCTGACCTGAAACTCAAAACAGAAGAGGTGGGACTTCCCGGTTCCTGTACTACTGTTGGAGATCTTGTGGAGACCGCCCCCCCAGAACGGAAACGGGAGTTCATCACTGGCAGTCCGCCGGAGATGGTGTCTCAACTGGTGGAAAGACTGGCCGGACTTTTTGCCCCGCGAGTGTAG